From Ignisphaera aggregans DSM 17230, the proteins below share one genomic window:
- a CDS encoding Ribosomal protein S27E (COGs: COG2051 Ribosomal protein S27E~InterPro IPR000592~KEGG: sso:SSO7114 30S ribosomal protein S27e~PFAM: Ribosomal protein S27E~SPTR: Q97Z80 30S ribosomal protein S27e~PFAM: Ribosomal protein S27): protein MLKKRKILIPEPKSRFIRVKCNVCGNEQTLFDHATFPVRCLVCGTVIVAPTGGKAKLINAEIVRILG from the coding sequence ATGTTGAAGAAAAGAAAAATATTGATTCCAGAGCCTAAGAGTAGATTCATAAGAGTAAAATGTAATGTCTGTGGAAATGAACAAACATTATTTGACCATGCCACCTTTCCTGTACGTTGCTTAGTGTGTGGTACAGTTATAGTTGCACCTACAGGTGGAAAAGCTAAATTAATAAATGCTGAAATTGTTAGAATTTTAGGTTAG
- a CDS encoding LSU ribosomal protein L44E (COGs: COG1631 Ribosomal protein L44E~InterPro IPR000552~KEGG: hbu:Hbut_1642 50S ribosomal protein L44e~PFAM: Ribosomal protein L44E~SPTR: A2BN95 50S ribosomal protein L44e~PFAM: Ribosomal protein L44) codes for MKIPRTITTYCPRCKTHTDHSVTIYKHGKRRTLAAGQRRYLRKQKGYGSKRKPEQKRFAKVTKKVVLKIKCSKCGYIQHRKGIRLKRAEITEKA; via the coding sequence ATGAAAATACCTAGAACTATTACAACCTATTGTCCTAGATGCAAAACACATACGGACCATAGCGTAACAATATATAAACATGGTAAAAGAAGAACTCTTGCAGCGGGACAGAGAAGATATCTACGAAAACAGAAAGGATATGGATCAAAACGTAAGCCTGAGCAAAAACGATTTGCAAAAGTAACAAAAAAAGTTGTTCTTAAAATAAAATGTAGTAAGTGTGGATATATTCAACATAGAAAAGGTATAAGATTAAAACGTGCTGAAATAACAGAAAAAGCTTAA
- a CDS encoding DNA primase small subunit (COGs: COG1467 Eukaryotic-type DNA primase catalytic (small) subunit~InterPro IPR002755~KEGG: smr:Smar_0639 DNA primase small subunit~PFAM: DNA primase small subunit~SPTR: A3DM85 Probable DNA primase small subunit~PFAM: Eukaryotic and archaeal DNA primase small subunit~TIGRFAM: DNA primase, eukaryotic-type, small subunit, putative) yields the protein MLSHEEHIKLLLKNYYEKAELILPDDLYVREIALQPVDSENYIRHLSFPSIHELRSFITKKIPRHLYYSSARYQEPANPSMDEKKWMGSDLIFDIDANDLLQCKESENIIQFKFCKNCGYISFNLDEKNCPNCNSMLNKFEHVDPYCIELSKDYVKKLMDIIERDFGFNNYEVVFSGHRGFHIIVNLPIEYKFMTAEERREIVSYIRIEENDIKAIISELTNYDKIKHYISLPPQLIDGGLRRRIAIEIAKRCNNKAIHNFVMGLTQTINYHEVREFYKDLLNIIYEIVKEISIPIDTKVTMDITHLIRVPNSINGKTGWIAHAIKNRDLENFHLEPSMLSPFNNIKMRIKMLIDIPNIKVIDKNFKYKKNEELIIDASYATYFIFKGLAKIIDIKN from the coding sequence ATGCTGAGTCATGAAGAACATATTAAGCTTTTATTAAAGAATTACTATGAAAAAGCTGAACTCATATTACCAGACGATTTATATGTTCGTGAAATAGCTTTACAACCTGTAGATTCTGAGAACTATATAAGACATTTATCATTTCCCTCCATACACGAATTAAGAAGTTTCATCACCAAAAAGATTCCTAGACATCTCTACTATTCTTCTGCAAGATATCAAGAACCGGCTAACCCTTCAATGGATGAAAAGAAGTGGATGGGAAGTGATTTAATATTTGATATAGATGCAAATGACCTTTTACAATGCAAAGAAAGCGAAAATATAATTCAATTCAAATTTTGTAAAAATTGTGGATACATTTCATTTAATTTAGATGAAAAGAATTGCCCAAATTGTAATTCAATGTTAAATAAATTTGAACACGTTGATCCATATTGTATTGAGCTTTCGAAAGATTATGTTAAAAAGCTCATGGATATTATTGAAAGAGACTTCGGCTTTAATAATTATGAAGTTGTTTTTTCAGGACATAGAGGGTTTCACATCATAGTTAATCTACCTATAGAATACAAATTTATGACAGCAGAAGAAAGACGTGAAATAGTTTCATATATAAGGATAGAAGAAAATGATATCAAAGCAATTATAAGTGAACTAACAAATTATGACAAAATAAAACACTATATTTCACTACCTCCACAACTAATTGACGGGGGCCTCAGAAGGAGAATTGCTATAGAAATAGCAAAGAGATGTAACAACAAGGCAATACACAATTTTGTAATGGGATTAACACAAACTATAAATTACCATGAAGTAAGGGAGTTCTATAAGGACTTACTCAATATTATCTATGAAATAGTGAAGGAAATATCTATCCCCATAGACACTAAAGTAACTATGGATATAACTCATTTAATTAGGGTTCCTAATAGTATAAACGGAAAAACTGGATGGATTGCACATGCAATTAAGAATCGTGACCTGGAGAATTTTCATCTAGAACCAAGCATGTTATCTCCTTTTAATAATATAAAAATGAGAATAAAAATGTTGATTGATATACCAAATATTAAGGTTATTGATAAAAATTTTAAATATAAAAAGAATGAAGAACTTATTATTGATGCCTCATATGCCACATATTTTATTTTTAAAGGCCTTGCAAAAATAATAGATATAAAAAATTGA
- a CDS encoding proliferating cell nuclear antigen PcnA (COGs: COG0592 DNA polymerase sliding clamp subunit (PCNA homolog)~InterPro IPR000730~KEGG: hbu:Hbut_1645 DNA polymerase sliding clamp B2~PFAM: Proliferating cell nuclear antigen, PCNA~SPTR: A2BN98 DNA polymerase sliding clamp~TIGRFAM: proliferating cell nuclear antigen PcnA~PFAM: Proliferating cell nuclear antigen, N-terminal domain; Proliferating cell nuclear antigen, C-terminal domain~TIGRFAM: proliferating cell nuclear antigen (pcna)) — protein MSIRLTFADARIWRYVLRGLADFIEVVGLKVHPEEGIRLKAMDPSHVMLVDFFIPKSAFEEFVVEKETLLFIHLEKVSKILRRASRSDKLMLESDGTRLSIGLISKGGVIRTFSMPLISSTYEEVPELSLEFNTYAKTLGPTVSSALSILEDVGDVIKIKVQKEGISLTGSSELGEIEFIFNTTTGTLIDFQPPQEIEEFTNSYSSEYITFITPVAKIAETVTFRLGPELPCEISLDLVAETKLKLYVAPRVE, from the coding sequence ATGAGTATAAGATTAACCTTTGCTGATGCCAGAATATGGAGATATGTACTAAGAGGGCTAGCAGATTTTATTGAGGTTGTTGGTCTTAAGGTTCATCCAGAGGAAGGAATCAGATTAAAGGCTATGGATCCTAGTCATGTTATGTTAGTAGATTTCTTCATACCTAAATCTGCATTTGAAGAATTTGTTGTTGAAAAAGAGACCTTATTATTTATCCATCTTGAGAAGGTTTCAAAGATTTTGAGGAGAGCTTCTAGAAGTGATAAACTGATGTTGGAAAGTGATGGTACTAGACTTTCAATAGGACTGATATCAAAAGGAGGCGTTATTAGAACATTTTCAATGCCATTAATCTCAAGTACTTATGAAGAAGTACCTGAATTATCATTGGAATTCAATACATATGCAAAGACTCTTGGGCCAACAGTTTCATCAGCATTATCAATACTAGAGGATGTGGGTGATGTGATAAAAATCAAGGTGCAAAAAGAAGGAATTTCACTCACAGGTTCTTCAGAGTTAGGAGAAATAGAGTTTATCTTTAATACTACAACTGGAACCTTAATAGATTTTCAGCCACCCCAAGAAATTGAAGAGTTTACTAACTCCTATTCATCAGAATATATAACATTCATTACACCTGTAGCAAAAATTGCAGAAACAGTAACATTTAGGCTTGGACCCGAATTACCTTGCGAAATAAGTTTAGATCTTGTTGCAGAAACAAAACTAAAGCTCTATGTAGCTCCTAGGGTGGAGTAA
- a CDS encoding conserved hypothetical protein (KEGG: ape:APE_1804 hypothetical protein~SPTR: Q9YAZ1 Uncharacterized protein APE_1804) has translation MFKDYAYSVIPNKRYSYGAVYLVYGIWELVKKLKISYSDVELSDWLVFQHYEREVDGNVVRVFGDGSTLVTVYSYDGSKDRVLIRAKPNKGQCGLLKRIVESREKYMPRVVVRDYGVRDGELYVRGEVHVSISYDFYLRYAKRCWEPRGSLIGGVDVNTDRINLAIIDEDGMLRDRKTFWFSEATARGYPRSRAWSIIGMKIREILKYAYHHGVSTIALENPEVLGVLKLFWIRNEDRRHRNYNWRVAIFRSRAIEMITLKAPLYSIEVKYVDPRGTTNSKEHDKAMKRLGLDRHTASAYLVARRLLTTSN, from the coding sequence ATGTTTAAGGATTATGCCTATAGTGTTATTCCCAATAAGAGGTATTCCTATGGAGCTGTCTATCTTGTCTATGGAATATGGGAGTTGGTAAAAAAGCTTAAGATAAGCTATAGCGATGTTGAGCTTAGTGATTGGCTAGTATTTCAGCACTATGAGAGGGAGGTAGATGGGAATGTAGTAAGAGTTTTTGGAGACGGATCGACGCTGGTCACGGTATATAGCTATGATGGATCAAAGGATAGAGTCCTGATTAGAGCTAAGCCAAATAAAGGACAATGCGGACTTCTAAAGAGAATTGTTGAATCTAGGGAGAAGTACATGCCGAGAGTTGTAGTTAGAGACTATGGCGTTAGAGATGGAGAGCTATATGTTAGGGGTGAGGTACATGTCTCCATATCCTACGACTTCTATCTTAGATATGCAAAGAGATGTTGGGAGCCCAGAGGTAGTCTGATTGGTGGTGTAGATGTCAATACTGATAGAATCAATTTAGCAATAATTGATGAAGATGGTATGCTTAGGGATAGAAAGACATTCTGGTTCTCTGAAGCGACAGCTAGGGGGTATCCTAGGAGCAGGGCTTGGAGCATCATAGGTATGAAGATCCGCGAAATACTGAAGTATGCTTATCACCACGGAGTCTCAACCATAGCACTAGAGAATCCAGAGGTTCTAGGGGTACTGAAGCTCTTCTGGATAAGGAATGAAGACAGAAGACACAGGAACTATAACTGGAGAGTAGCAATATTTAGAAGCAGAGCCATAGAGATGATAACATTGAAAGCACCACTATACTCGATAGAAGTAAAATATGTAGATCCAAGAGGCACCACAAATTCTAAGGAACATGACAAAGCTATGAAGAGACTTGGATTGGATAGACATACAGCATCAGCATATCTAGTAGCCAGAAGACTACTCACAACAAGTAATTAA
- a CDS encoding protein of unknown function DUF72 (COGs: COG1801 conserved hypothetical protein~InterPro IPR002763~KEGG: smr:Smar_0958 hypothetical protein~PFAM: protein of unknown function DUF72~SPTR: A3DN47 Putative uncharacterized protein~PFAM: Protein of unknown function DUF72): MNKIYVGCCGFPVSKDKYFKEFNCVELQNTFYNIPSVDEAKKLRSSIPSDIIITMKCWQVITHPPTSPTWKKIKILPPGNIDNYGLLKPTRENLEAWNKVYEIAKILNAKVIVIQTPPSFEYNDRNLSNLELFLREINKEIDSNIIIAWEPRGNWNEHKEMLETIINKYNIIHVTDILKVMPAINNIHRIVYTRLHGLGRGDVNYRYKYSDQDLLNLLAKIKDLISQNIEEIFVLFNNVYMFEDAKRFKSLLNSQST, translated from the coding sequence ATGAATAAAATATATGTTGGATGCTGTGGTTTCCCCGTATCTAAAGATAAATATTTCAAGGAATTCAATTGTGTTGAACTGCAAAATACATTTTATAACATTCCATCGGTAGACGAAGCAAAGAAGCTTAGATCTTCTATACCTTCAGATATTATTATCACTATGAAGTGTTGGCAAGTTATAACACATCCTCCTACAAGTCCAACATGGAAGAAAATTAAAATCTTGCCTCCAGGTAACATAGATAACTATGGCCTGCTAAAACCAACAAGAGAGAACCTAGAAGCTTGGAATAAAGTTTATGAGATAGCAAAAATTTTGAATGCCAAGGTTATTGTCATACAAACTCCACCCAGCTTCGAGTATAACGATCGTAACCTTTCTAATTTAGAATTATTTTTAAGAGAAATAAATAAGGAAATCGATAGTAATATCATAATTGCTTGGGAACCTAGAGGAAATTGGAATGAACATAAAGAAATGCTTGAAACTATTATCAATAAATACAATATAATTCACGTTACAGATATATTAAAGGTAATGCCAGCAATAAACAACATACATAGAATTGTATATACAAGATTACATGGTTTAGGAAGAGGAGATGTAAACTATAGATATAAGTATAGTGACCAAGACTTACTTAATCTTCTTGCAAAGATCAAGGACTTAATATCTCAAAATATAGAAGAAATCTTTGTGCTATTTAATAATGTATACATGTTTGAAGACGCCAAGAGATTTAAATCATTATTGAATAGCCAATCTACATAG
- a CDS encoding transcriptional regulator, AbrB family (InterPro IPR007159:IPR006339~KEGG: dka:DKAM_1226 hypothetical protein~PFAM: SpoVT/AbrB domain protein~TIGRFAM: transcriptional regulator, AbrB family~PFAM: SpoVT / AbrB like domain~TIGRFAM: looped-hinge helix DNA binding domain, AbrB family) — MIMETVKVDSKGRITIPASIRLLLDINDGDTILLSIDEDNYRIELKIFKNNTLYLCKGQLDRQTLLEMLEKLKVVSLKCRCIDDECQQYRCESYIDTTQRNNLDIDGMNCFSVSGG, encoded by the coding sequence ATGATCATGGAGACTGTAAAAGTTGATTCAAAGGGAAGGATAACAATACCTGCATCGATAAGGTTACTACTAGATATAAATGATGGAGATACAATACTATTATCCATAGATGAAGATAATTATAGAATAGAATTAAAAATATTTAAGAATAATACATTGTATCTTTGCAAAGGACAATTAGATAGACAAACACTCTTAGAAATGCTAGAGAAGTTAAAGGTAGTATCTCTTAAATGTAGATGTATAGATGATGAATGTCAGCAATATAGATGCGAGTCCTACATAGATACGACCCAGAGAAACAACCTAGATATAGATGGTATGAACTGTTTTAGTGTATCGGGTGGTTAA
- a CDS encoding proliferating cell nuclear antigen PcnA (COGs: COG0592 DNA polymerase sliding clamp subunit (PCNA homolog)~InterPro IPR000730~KEGG: hbu:Hbut_1286 DNA polymerase sliding clamp subunit~PFAM: Proliferating cell nuclear antigen, PCNA~SPTR: A3DN90 DNA polymerase sliding clamp subunit B~TIGRFAM: proliferating cell nuclear antigen PcnA~PFAM: Proliferating cell nuclear antigen, N-terminal domain; Proliferating cell nuclear antigen, C-terminal domain~TIGRFAM: proliferating cell nuclear antigen (pcna)), whose amino-acid sequence MSLRAIYPVGNVFKKVSAALKSLVDQVPMVFQPDKFSIEALSPDKVSMIIFELPSSTFEEYNITEEIRVIADRDEFIKSLKRATKRDKVIFEYNAGSREMIIRVVNVKSNIEREYLVPLTEVGFEKIGELDIELEVTASLPTSELISIIKDAAVVGDEITLTYSSEKNSIKVSAHSELAEYTTVLKQFQPLSYLEASIGSAIVKYSVDHLKALTKILDLADECTIAFGPDKPLRISLEVAGGGKITVWIAPRG is encoded by the coding sequence GTGAGTTTACGAGCTATATATCCTGTTGGCAATGTTTTTAAGAAAGTATCAGCCGCATTAAAGAGTCTTGTAGACCAAGTACCCATGGTATTTCAGCCAGATAAATTCTCCATAGAAGCGTTAAGCCCTGATAAAGTGTCGATGATAATATTTGAATTACCTTCCTCAACCTTTGAAGAATACAACATTACAGAGGAAATTAGGGTTATAGCTGATAGAGATGAATTCATAAAATCCCTAAAGCGTGCTACAAAGAGAGATAAAGTAATATTTGAATACAATGCTGGCTCTAGAGAAATGATTATACGAGTAGTTAATGTTAAGTCCAATATAGAACGAGAATACCTAGTACCCCTAACAGAAGTGGGCTTTGAGAAAATAGGAGAGCTAGATATAGAGTTGGAAGTGACAGCAAGTTTACCCACATCTGAACTTATAAGCATTATAAAAGATGCTGCAGTTGTAGGTGATGAAATCACCCTAACCTATTCTTCGGAAAAGAACTCTATAAAGGTCTCAGCACATAGTGAGCTAGCAGAGTATACTACTGTTCTCAAACAATTTCAACCATTATCATATCTTGAAGCTTCCATAGGAAGTGCTATTGTTAAATATAGCGTAGATCATTTGAAAGCTCTAACCAAAATTTTAGATCTAGCAGACGAATGTACCATAGCCTTCGGTCCGGATAAACCTCTTAGAATTTCACTTGAGGTTGCTGGAGGAGGTAAAATAACAGTTTGGATAGCTCCAAGAGGCTAA
- a CDS encoding conserved hypothetical protein (KEGG: ape:APE_2184.1 hypothetical protein~SPTR: Q9Y9V5 Putative uncharacterized protein), with protein MTKKIIIGDIIGHYITLEASPEDAIKILKTLRQRLGKGREDVDDAIRMIEHFDVFYDVMRKKFKEYLTPRKNIGDVIKGEVLVDKIKLLKRGEMKSVVIVFDRNVDRESLLNVLRDMGYEIEIH; from the coding sequence ATGACAAAGAAGATAATTATTGGAGATATAATAGGACATTATATTACACTTGAAGCATCTCCTGAAGATGCCATTAAAATTTTAAAGACATTGAGACAAAGATTAGGAAAGGGTAGAGAAGATGTTGATGATGCAATAAGAATGATAGAACACTTTGACGTCTTTTATGATGTTATGAGAAAAAAATTCAAGGAATATCTAACGCCAAGAAAGAATATAGGTGATGTAATAAAAGGTGAAGTACTAGTAGATAAAATAAAATTGTTGAAGAGAGGGGAGATGAAAAGTGTTGTCATAGTATTTGATAGGAATGTGGATAGAGAATCTCTACTAAATGTACTTAGAGATATGGGATACGAGATAGAGATTCATTGA
- a CDS encoding conserved hypothetical protein (KEGG: sto:ST0398 hypothetical protein~SPTR: Q975M1 Putative uncharacterized protein ST0398~PFAM: RNA polymerase Rpo13 subunit HTH domain), translating into MNEEEVGSTTEEGISEAQESYSEPEYLAEEEEESVDLSPTDIELFLQRSEIWDKLVSNEISIEDAIRILGSIQKPITQIEPPKRRGRKSSKKTK; encoded by the coding sequence ATGAACGAAGAAGAAGTCGGATCTACTACTGAAGAGGGTATCTCTGAAGCTCAGGAAAGCTATTCGGAACCTGAATACTTAGCTGAAGAAGAGGAAGAAAGTGTAGATCTTAGCCCAACCGACATAGAATTATTCTTACAGCGGTCAGAGATATGGGATAAATTAGTATCAAATGAGATAAGCATTGAAGACGCTATAAGAATTCTAGGTTCTATACAAAAACCTATAACACAAATAGAACCTCCTAAAAGAAGAGGTAGGAAAAGTTCTAAGAAAACAAAATAA
- a CDS encoding LSU ribosomal protein L22P (COGs: COG0091 Ribosomal protein L22~InterPro IPR001063:IPR005721~KEGG: iho:Igni_0589 50S ribosomal protein L22P~PFAM: ribosomal protein L22/L17~SPTR: A8AA19 50S ribosomal protein L22P~TIGRFAM: ribosomal protein L22~PFAM: Ribosomal protein L22p/L17e~TIGRFAM: ribosomal protein L22(archaeal)/L17(eukaryotic/archaeal)) has protein sequence MPIWRYPHVSNIEESKLARAVIRDVAMSFKEAYELCKILRGMKLTEAQELLRKVIELKEPIPYTRYKLSIAHKKGLSDKWHSWRSPIGRYPVKVAKNILKLLKNVENNASIKGLDISKLRIVHIAAHRGYYLKKWMPRAFGRATPWFRTHTSVEVIVAEM, from the coding sequence ATGCCTATTTGGCGCTATCCACATGTATCAAATATAGAGGAATCTAAGTTAGCTAGAGCTGTAATAAGAGATGTAGCTATGTCTTTTAAGGAGGCCTACGAGCTTTGTAAGATTCTACGTGGAATGAAGTTAACGGAGGCACAGGAATTATTAAGAAAGGTTATAGAGCTTAAGGAGCCTATACCCTATACCAGGTATAAACTTAGTATAGCTCATAAGAAAGGGTTATCAGATAAATGGCATAGCTGGAGATCGCCAATAGGTAGATATCCTGTTAAGGTGGCAAAGAATATTCTTAAGTTGCTTAAAAATGTTGAGAATAATGCAAGCATAAAAGGATTGGATATATCGAAATTAAGAATAGTACACATTGCAGCACATAGGGGTTATTATTTAAAGAAATGGATGCCTAGAGCTTTTGGAAGAGCTACGCCATGGTTTAGAACACACACATCTGTTGAGGTCATTGTAGCAGAAATGTGA
- a CDS encoding SSU ribosomal protein S3P (COGs: COG0092 Ribosomal protein S3~InterPro IPR004044:IPR001351:IPR004087:IPR005703~KEGG: sai:Saci_0591 30S ribosomal protein S3P~PFAM: KH type 2 domain protein; ribosomal protein S3- domain protein~SMART: KH domain protein~SPTR: Q4JB46 30S ribosomal protein S3P~TIGRFAM: ribosomal protein S3~PFAM: KH domain; Ribosomal protein S3, C-terminal domain~TIGRFAM: ribosomal protein S3, eukaryotic/archaeal type): MVNIKNYFIEQGIKKVAVDEYLASKFWRAGYAGVDLIRTPLGTRVIIYAARPGLIIGRRGQTLRTIQLVIEKLFGIENPQITVVEAENPDLNARIVAFNIALALERGIHFRRAGFIALRRVMAAGAIGCEIVISGKLVAERARYEKLKMGKVYKSGEQSFRLVDRAVAHVLLKPGMYGIEVLITRPGLTADHVEIVQKEQEVSQQSLKS, encoded by the coding sequence ATGGTAAATATTAAGAATTACTTCATTGAGCAAGGGATTAAGAAGGTAGCTGTTGATGAGTATTTAGCGAGTAAATTCTGGAGAGCTGGATATGCAGGTGTGGATCTAATTAGAACACCTCTTGGAACAAGAGTAATAATATATGCAGCAAGACCGGGGCTGATAATAGGTAGAAGGGGTCAGACTTTAAGAACAATACAACTTGTGATTGAAAAACTATTTGGTATTGAAAATCCACAGATAACAGTTGTTGAGGCTGAAAATCCTGATTTAAATGCAAGAATAGTTGCATTTAACATTGCATTAGCCCTCGAAAGAGGAATTCATTTTAGAAGAGCAGGGTTTATAGCATTAAGAAGGGTTATGGCTGCAGGTGCTATAGGGTGCGAGATAGTTATTAGTGGTAAGCTTGTTGCTGAAAGAGCAAGATATGAGAAACTTAAGATGGGTAAAGTGTACAAATCTGGTGAACAAAGTTTTCGACTGGTTGATAGAGCAGTAGCACATGTTTTACTAAAGCCGGGTATGTATGGTATAGAGGTTCTAATAACAAGGCCGGGTCTTACAGCAGATCATGTAGAGATTGTACAAAAAGAACAAGAAGTTTCTCAACAGTCATTAAAGTCTTAA
- a CDS encoding LSU ribosomal protein L29P (InterPro IPR001854~KEGG: dka:DKAM_1168 50S ribosomal protein L29P~PFAM: ribosomal protein L29~SPTR: B8D5W3 50S ribosomal protein L29P~TIGRFAM: ribosomal protein L29~PFAM: Ribosomal L29 protein~TIGRFAM: ribosomal protein L29): MSDRPLKASEIRTMSDEDRLKLLNELRMELVRLITQARSGTLTNVARIRIVRKNIARILTVINEERRRRV; the protein is encoded by the coding sequence ATGAGTGATAGACCTCTAAAAGCAAGTGAGATTAGGACTATGTCTGATGAAGATAGACTAAAGTTATTGAATGAGCTGAGAATGGAACTTGTACGTCTTATAACACAAGCTAGGAGTGGTACTCTAACTAATGTTGCAAGGATAAGAATAGTTAGAAAGAATATAGCAAGAATTCTAACTGTAATTAATGAAGAACGACGTAGAAGGGTTTAG
- a CDS encoding Ribonuclease P, Rpp29 (COGs: COG1588 RNase P/RNase MRP subunit p29~InterPro IPR002730~KEGG: smr:Smar_1027 ribonuclease P protein subunit Rpp29~PFAM: Ribonuclease P, Rpp29~SMART: Ribonuclease P, Rpp29~SPTR: A3DNB5 Ribonuclease P protein component 1~PFAM: Domain of unknown function UPF0086), whose translation MERNRHNILFHELIGLDVTILSHSDPHLIGVSGRIVDETMNTLRILLNNGRILTVFKRYGLFETTLPGNTKMVIDGSQILGRPEDRLKRLKSSKI comes from the coding sequence ATGGAGCGGAATAGACATAACATTTTGTTTCATGAACTAATAGGTTTAGATGTAACTATATTATCACATAGTGATCCCCATCTTATTGGTGTTAGTGGGAGAATAGTTGATGAAACGATGAATACATTAAGAATATTGCTTAATAATGGTAGAATACTAACGGTTTTCAAGAGATATGGTTTATTTGAAACTACACTACCAGGAAATACAAAAATGGTTATTGATGGATCCCAAATACTTGGAAGACCTGAAGATAGGCTTAAAAGATTAAAGAGCTCTAAAATTTAG